aaatagaaaagtataacaaaaaattgtatacaatttggtggccttatcgcttcatagcgatttcttccaggcaaccaatggcgaataaaacaaatacagaaaataggcaGATGgtgcatataaacatatatccgtaaaaatatttcaatacttaaataaatatatataatatatgtatatatttacaacaatacttgtaactaaatactttataataacaTGCTTttcaaggtaattttggacctgcctgCCTATCATCAGTTTAACTATCTTaatttccactttttttttctcatatgATAgacaaatgaatgttaaaatgtaaactgtTGATGTTATAAAACAGTGAGTTTATTGCcggattcttctcggtagaatctgccttctgaactggtggtagaggcattacacacagacagacttgacgtgtCAAAAGTAGTTATAGTGATTATATGACCGAttccgacggccgattggcgcagtttgcagcgaccctgctttctgagtcaaaggccgtgggttcgattcccactactggaaaatgtttgtgtgatgagcatgaatgtttttcagtgtctgggtgtttatatgtatattctaagtatttatgtatattatatataaaaatattcatcagtcatcttagtacccataacacaagttacgcttaaattggggctaaagggcgatgtgtgtattgtcgtagtatatttatttatttatttatatgaattttaaaggATAACTTATATAAGTTCGAAAAAATGCCAGCAAAGCTGCGTGCCGGGGTTTGAATACGGTCTTCTCTAAAGTGAGGGTGAAGTCTTAACCACAAGGCCAACAGTGCTTATTATAATTACAgtgtaatattataacaatttaggTCTCATAAGGATATAGTATATTAATCCATATAATCATATCTACAAGTAACGTCGTTAGTTGCAATCGCGACCTAAGTGCATTCTTTCGTGtcttaattgaatttattattatgaattgttTTTTGCGAAAATATTATTGACCAAAAAAGAAACTTgttgtataaaataacaaaaaatatataagaattacagtaattttaattattatattgttattttttagtattacaagatttaacaaaaaactaaatcaaaaaaagctcATATAATTAGTTAATCTCTTTCTTATTGTGATTCCCAGAAGAAAAACAAGCCTGAGGTATGTACTTCTTTGtatttctcatcatcatcatcataatcaaattctaatttaaattcaaaaattcttaatattaCAGTCACTtaagaagcgttcatacacatTGCTCGTAAGTTAACACTATTGTGAGGTTACggtgataactacaatcgttaacttataactaaagctatgaAGGTTCGAAAAGCTCCCTTTTCTATGAAGTGCCCATAACAagtttaaacgtttttttttgttatcaacatctcaagatcaatttataactagctttgaagtcagagcaattcacacccaaccttttttgtcacttatgaatattataatatgatttttctattagcttacgtgttatataaaactttgaatttattgagatACATGTGCAGGATTTTATCCGGTAATCTGTTAATGTACAGTTGCCTTTGAACGAATCACTAGTTTTATGTTGCTTAGTTGCATGcctagtttatattttatatttagtttgatATTGGTACAGTCCTTTTCATtctaaattttgttatatttatacaaatttttaaatatttacagacTAATTAGGCaccgttattaaataaataataaaataaataaataaatatactacgacaatacacacatcgccatctagccccaatttaagcgtagcttgtgttatgggtactaagatgactgatgaatattttttataaataatatacataaatacttagaatatacatataaacacccagacactgaaaaacattcatgctcatcacacaaacattttccagtagtgggaatcgaactcacggccttggactcagaaagcagggtcgctgcaaactgcgccaatcggccgtcaaattcaaattcgtaaaatttattatattacctgctttaaatttatctcataATGGACTCTGGGCCCATTTTGTAATCCTTATATTATTACCACCATGCTGGCCTCTTCTTTTTAACCTACGAAGAAAACACGACGGGgacacaaaatggcggatcaaTTTTACAACTTACTCAGAAATGGCATGAAAGGGCTTTGGGCTATtagaataaagtaaaaaattccaatgaagtattaaattttcaatttatatatttgttatatagaAGATtcattaattgcttaaacccTTAAATGTTTTACGTTCCAACctcatttaaaattttggtaCCAGACTATAAAACGAATActaaatttattctattttctaaaaattaaacgTTCACAAAGATTTCTCAAACTATCCTAcaacataaacataatatattctttTCTCTAATATTTTTCAGATAAAATGCGTATCACTGAAAATTCGAATCCTATAATCGAACCTTATATACCTGTAGCGGACTTTTATGTAGGAAAATCCATCTTTATAACAGGAGGCACTGGGTTCTTGGGAAAAGTATGTATGACTTTATCATATTGAATCCTCTTTGTAACATGTTTCTATATGGCTGAAATGGTCAGAGAAACTGTgaatacacacacactttttgttatgtataacttaaaggaatttaataatttttaggtTTTAACGGAGAAGCTATTATACAGTTGTCCAGAtataggaaatatttatttgttggtcCGAGATAAAAAGAATGTCTCAGCCCAGGAAAGAGCCAAAGGATATTTCGACACTCAGGTAGGTGCTTGGTAGCCAATTCTTTGAATAAAATCCTCTTCAGCAGAGGCTTGGTtcagaataaatataattttaaaaattctaaaaaaattaaaagtcaaaaatatctttattcaagtaggcccataggtgataattttgatgcgtacatgagaattacacggtagtgaggaTGACCatattcttaaatttaaaactaaagctacgagagttccaaacgcgtcctggtctaagaagaagcccacaacaaacttagccaggggTTCAAAatacaagtaggcctaaatataagcacttttaaaacgtcaagtctgtctattttaAGTGACTCTatcatcggttcggaaggcagattctaccgagacgaggccggcaagaaattttacattttaacattcatgttgaaatagaatattttaattttttttaacagtggATTAAGCAGATGTTAAgagaaaaaccatcgcctataaacgtaGCCactcttcgcagggcatgcaaggaatacctCCTACAAAGACCCTGTGACCATCAGCCTAAAGCATTGGTATTGAGCCTCATgtatctgtaattacaccagcaaccacgacCTTAAGGCCGGTGGCAAAAATAGCACTTCCCGGGACGATCTAGCTCCTTGTGCTATggctgaaaaatatttttatgaataatgtaataaattcttatcatatacagatatcacacatacattattccagttgtgggaaacgaactcacggccttggactcagaaagcaggttcgctgctaACTGCGCTTAAAATCATAGTTAAACTCGTCGTTGAAATAAgcaacttaaattttattttttacagctCTTTGACagattaaataaagaaagacCCGAGAATTTgaggaaaataaaatttatcagtGGAGACCTTACACAAGCTAATCTTGGTCTTAGCTCaaaaactttgaaaacattactGGAAGAGGTATGTGTTACTCATGACTATCGGCCTTcttcttaatttaaacatttcttaatttaGTACCTAATAATTGGCAGATCAACTAGATGGCCCACCTAACTGTAGTCcgaaaccattgcctataaacacagcaatacttcgcaggtaATGCTAGGAGCTGTGTGTAGAAAAtactgtgtctatcaacctgagttGTAGATGTTAGGCCTCATGTGTTAAATTACATCTAACAACGACGCCCTTAAGACTGGCACACAGaatcgcaacaatgctgcttcgtGCCAGAAATAAGCAACGCGGTTATAGTAAGGTTAGATTAGAACTTAGTGTCCTTTCCAGGACGAGTTTTCACTTATAAATCtactaaaactaatttattgaACTTTCTCGTGTTTCTCACGATTATTTTCCGGTTTGAGTACCTGGGGgcccccataatgttctcaaggccgTATGAAGACGtatttctcattctgaaagaaaAGTGTCCCCTGAAGTGGCccgtgatgatgataattatggcTTCACAGATATCAGTGGTGTTTCACCTCGCGGCAACTATAAAGTTTAACGAACCGTTATCTATTGCCATGAAAATCAACGTTGAAGGCACAAACGAAGTGTTAAAACTGTGTCAGAACATGAAGAGGATTCAAGTAAGTTACTTAACTTTTAAGTGCGTTTTTAGTGACGTACAAGATTGCGTCCAGCGGCAACCAACCACATTGCACGCATTCGGGCAAGTCTTTTGATTAGTCGTTTTTTCGTTTCCGTCGTTTcttgaaaatgtttttcttaGTGACAAAATTGGCGGCAAGCAAATAGCCCACAAaattgtaagtggaaaaccatcgccataCGGCAACACTTTGCGGGTGATGTAAAGAACACGTCTTCCAAACTGCCGCCCTTTGTCCAGCAACCCGAAGCGGAGGTGTTAAATTTTGTGCGCATGTAATTAAACCGGCAGTCACACCCtttagaccgaaacacagcaatgttTGGCAGAATAAAGCATGGGAATAGTACTTCCCTGAATGAGCTTTGTCCCAAAAAGCTATACTGCTTAACTACGTACGCCCATTACTACTCAAGATAGTGAGGGTTGCATGTTCCCGGAGCGTCTAACAAGGCCAATAATAGGGGCAtaccgtggtggtttttagtttgggtggAAAAAGCTTTATAGGGGGCTATAAAGctttttccaccacgccaaaaaaataaTGCTTCATGATAACTCTTTGGTAGTTAATTGTTAGAATTTTGTTCTTATTTCAGGTGTTTGTGTACATGTCCACTATATTCTCTAACACAAACCACGAGCGGACAATGATCGAGGAAAAGTTATATCCAGTTCCCATGCCGTTGGATGAAGTGTACTCAATGATTCAAGATGGCGATGAGAATGACGTGTTCAGTCCGGAATTACTAGGTATGTCTTAACTTCCTAATTGCATTCTACTTGTGTGCATTATGTCTCCTCTTTGCCTCGAAGCAGGTACGCAGGACGCATAGAAAAACACCAAGCAGGGTGGTACAACCAAGCGGttgtaccattttttttaatttgtattccaataaaaataagtctttgactacaatctcacctggtagaaagcgatgatgcagtccaagatgatAGCTGAATTATCTGCTAGAGTTAtacaagttattttaaacccaaaCCGTTAATCATTCCCCACAAGACATCGTACtagaacgctaagtcgcttagcggcacgaatTTGTGGTAGGCCGATAAtaggtggaaagtggatggtgcataaagcacagatttaaaaagtaatattgtGATATGCATTATCAATAGCCTACAGCAGTCGactgctggaccaaaggcctctccgaagggaagggtttgcccataattatcACGGCAGtagggttggtgatcacagtgcCTCCACAGAAAATTCATTCTATTATATTTCCAATCTGTCCGCAGATGGTCGACCCAATACATACACCTTCACTAAAGCTTTAGCTGAACACATCGTAGCTACGAGACGAGGGAGTCTGCCGACGATCATCATACGTCCCTCAATCGGCAAgtttatacctatttttttttaaacttgaaatcattttttatttctacatcTTCCAGCTAACCTGCACAACGAACTAAATAGCGCATATTTTTGCGTCATTCTGTAACACTTGAGTGACGACCTCTactgaaatgtttatttatttatttcattacatattctacatacacatagcaactacaaaatacaaaattgtaaaaacttcacaaataatttagatgtataatatttataggttatggttattaggtaggtacatttacatcgcaaaatacctatgtgcaattgtaaaaacaatccaattgttcattgactactgaactagtataaactgtgtttcagtagtcagccttcctcaattatacaggaaaaattacacaacgactaacgagcaaatagtgagaaattttaacaaaggacatttaaaataaaatttataattatggcaTGCAAGTATGTTCATAGTGGTGCTGTGTATATGTAGATATGTGTAGTGAAAGTATGCAAAGTAATGTGTGTTAGTATGGTAGGTGTGCATGTTTGtcattaaaagtaaaacttataattataacatgcaAGTATGTGTATAGTGgtgttatgtatatgtatgcatGAAGGTTGTGTAGTATAAGTATGTATACTCTGACGCAACGATGAGGACTTATGTGcggaaggtcccgggtttgatccaccttcgtgctggaatggcaaccctgCACCAGTAAAAGCAGCGTTGggcgacccccaaccaggtgtcCAGACGACATTAAACAAGCCGCGGGGAGCCGCTACAAACAAGCGTCTCAGAATCTTTGAGTTTGGCAcgccttacaaaagacctatatccagcagtggacgtcaatcggttgaaattatgataatgatggCATCACACTTTCATTGTTTCCATAGTGACCCCAGCTATAGAAGAACCCGTGAAAGGATGGATAACCAACTGGATGGGTTCTACGCCGGTACTCTACCTCCTGGGCAAAGGCTGGTGTCGATGTGTGACCGGTAGGGGGGAGAACATATTAGAAATCATTCCCATCGACTACGTAGTGAACCTCACTGTTGCAGCAACTGCCAGATATACTCggtaattgtatttttacaattttgtttttcattccAATTAGCAAATTTTTATAGGTTTGACAGCCGATTTGCGCTGTGGGTacatcctgctttctgagtccaaggctacttctgggttcgattcccacaactggaaaatgtttgtgtgatgaatattattttttttcagtgtctgggtttttatatgtatactataagtatttatatttgtgtatcttattcataaaaatattcatcactcatcttagtacctataacacaagcaacacttactttggggctagatggcgatgtgtgtatgtatatttattatttatttatttatttatttatagctatttTAGCGTCCCACCCCTTCGTACGAATAGAAATTAGAATAAAAATGCAAAGAGACTGCCTACAGacttggttgtatttttttttattaaaaaaacttaattaggctttattattataaaccatCTGTGAAATATACCTAAACGATTGTGAAAACCGTATGGAGTGGAGGAGCTTCAATATGTAACATTTCTtatatatagttcaacgggtacataccacgataatatttttggatttgtcgatatttcgacccagttgcatggatcgtggtcacgacgggactgtgtaggtacgagatgtcaaggtGGATGTCACTAGCAGATATTCCATGTCTCTGCAAGACTAAACAATTTAGCTATGACTTTTCTTGAAAAGTTGtctctttttatatatttatacaaggtATTATTATATGCAAATGAACTAAAATGTTCTTgtgaaaaagtattttacatttttcgaCCCACAAATAAATCAGCGCCATCTCTTACTTATGAACTACTACGGACCACGAATAAGCTACGTCGTATTTTTCTCACTTGTTTAGAAAgggtatacaaaaatatttttaattgtatttaggATTACATTACAGGTTAGGGATCGCTTGTTGAGTCCAGTGAAATCGTACCCAATGTCCCGTCGGGAATACAAAGTTATCCAGTACGCCTGGTCTCTTTTAGCATCAATAAATCGGTGCCAATTTGTGTTTTAAATGACCATGTCTATACGCATTTAGAGAAGCTATTAAATTTAGTACTATGTCGTGGAATTTGAAGAAAGAATACGATATTAAAACCAAGATGGCGTTGCCTAATTACTTCACACTTTATAACGAGCTTTTATAACGAAATTTACTAATTAAGTGCTGATATTTCTGATAATCCTTACCAGATAAACGTTATCATATCTAATATCTAATTTAACTGGATGTATTTTGAAAGCTtccttaaattatttctttcaaTTGTCAATTAATTCctggtatttttaatattttgtttcaggTCCGACGAAATACCGATCTACCATTCTTGCACTAGTTCCTCAAACCCGCTAACACTGAAAGAAACTGGTGAATTCTTCACAAAAGAATGCCGCAGACAAGGGTTCCGTAAGCATCAAcacttcaaaataattataattacttttattaaattctatattgcactcacaaaaataaaatacaaaaagaaacacaatagataaacaaaaaaaataaactagtttagatgtgcaaaggcagtcttatcgctaaagctaTCTCTCCTAGACAATTTTTGGTGAAAGTTTTTCTAATAAGGAACGAATAAATTTGATTCAAGTAGCCTTACACTAGAATCtgttttctaacatcaacaatttatattttacattttaacataaatttttctTAAGTCTTAGATCTTAGGTGGTTTATGCACGACTCACCTACGGCATTACAAAAAAACAGTACTTAACGAAATTCACCGTACCTACTGACAAGTGAGAAGTGCAAATagcgttatttaaaaataagttattttaacgCTCTCTTACCACATCAG
The genomic region above belongs to Pararge aegeria chromosome 11, ilParAegt1.1, whole genome shotgun sequence and contains:
- the LOC120627456 gene encoding putative fatty acyl-CoA reductase CG5065, which translates into the protein MRITENSNPIIEPYIPVADFYVGKSIFITGGTGFLGKVLTEKLLYSCPDIGNIYLLVRDKKNVSAQERAKGYFDTQLFDRLNKERPENLRKIKFISGDLTQANLGLSSKTLKTLLEEISVVFHLAATIKFNEPLSIAMKINVEGTNEVLKLCQNMKRIQVFVYMSTIFSNTNHERTMIEEKLYPVPMPLDEVYSMIQDGDENDVFSPELLDGRPNTYTFTKALAEHIVATRRGSLPTIIIRPSIVTPAIEEPVKGWITNWMGSTPVLYLLGKGWCRCVTGRGENILEIIPIDYVVNLTVAATARYTRSDEIPIYHSCTSSSNPLTLKETGEFFTKECRRQGFHDLPLSGVLFTTSPLVLAIMRFIFEVVPAYIADFLLLIMRKPVRYVDLQKKVAIAASATEYFRTKIWLMKAKRTEALFNSLNSKDHSIFPFNPSSINWEQYMAIYLHGIRKFLLKEKNYE